The following are encoded together in the Cicer arietinum cultivar CDC Frontier isolate Library 1 chromosome 2, Cicar.CDCFrontier_v2.0, whole genome shotgun sequence genome:
- the LOC101498012 gene encoding uncharacterized protein isoform X1, with the protein MSFLQLQPINGISQILVGTPFPHKKCARKTLLLRPQAVPSRTQRIMESVSVSGEVGGAGGAYSYEALKRLDQLWSSICSAQDVVQEPQQVVSTIPSLFTSSDLVDKAEGSYDVIVCGGTLGIFIATALCARGLRVAIVERNVLKGREQEWNISKKELLELVEVGILEEDDIERVTAAKFNPNRCGFERKGDIWVSDILNLGVSPVRLIEIVKKRFISLGGVFFEGFSVSSINVYEDAAVLKLSGDKILSSRLIIDAMGNFSPIVKQIRRGRKPDGVCLVVGTCGRGFKNNSISDVIFSSSTVKKVGGSKAQYFWEAFPAGSGPLDRTTYMFTYVEPQPGSPKLEELLEEYWNLMPEYQGVSLDNLEILRVIYGIFPTYRESPLPAAFSRVLQFGDASGIQSPVSFGGFGSLTRHLGRLSAGIHEAISGDYLDSYNLSLLNPYMPNLSASWLFQRAMSAKQQTDVPEDFINELLYANFSCMQRLGDPVLRPFLQDVVQFGALSKTLGLVMLTRPQILPSIFKQVGVPVLLDWSRHFLMLGYYTFLATFADPIVRPFLNTLPSKTSFRWKRHLEAWKYGAGLDYKL; encoded by the exons ATGTCATTTCTTCAGCTTCAACCCATCAATGGAATTTCTCAGATTTTGGTTGGAACTCCATTCCCACATAAGAAATGTGCCAGAAAAACTCTTCTTTTGAGACCACAAGCTGTTCCCTCCAGAACCCAG aggaTAATGGAGAGTGTTTCAGTGAGTGGTGAAGTTGGTGGTGCGGGTGGAGCATATTCATATGAAGCTTTGAAAAGATTAGACCAGCTATGGTCAAGTATTTGTTCAGCTCAAGACG TTGTGCAAGAACCTCAACAAGTTGTGTCTACAATACCAAGCTTGTTTACCTCATCTGATCTTGTTGACAAAGCAGAAGGTTCATATGATGTGATAGTGTGTGGAGGGACTCTTGGAATTTTCATTGCCACAGCCTTGTGTGCTAGGGGTCTTCGAGTTGCCATTGTCGAAAGGAATGTGTTGAAAGGG AGAGAACAAGAATGGAACATATCAAAAAAAGAGCTTCTGGAACTTGTAGAAGTTGGAATCTTGGAAGAAGATGACATTGAAAGAGTCACAGCAGCAAAATTTAATCCT AATAGATGTGGATTTGAAAGGAAAGGAGATATTTGGGTCAGCGACATTCTTAATCTCGGTGTTTC TCCGGTCAGGCTTATAGAGATTGTAAAGAAACGTTTTATCTCGCTCGGTGGAGTCTTTTTCGAGGGTTTCAGCGTCTCCTCCATAAATGTATATGAGGATGCTGCA gtTCTGAAACTTTCTGGGGACAAAATCTTGTCGTCTCGTCTTATAATTGATGCCATGGGGAACTTTTCCCCTATTGTAAAACAG ATAAGACGCGGGAGGAAGCCTGATGGTGTTTGTCTTGTCGTTGGAACTTGCGGCCGTGGCTTCAAAAATAATTCCATTAGTGATGTGATATTCAGCAGTTCAACAGTAAAGAAAGTTGGAGGCTCAAAAGCACAATATTTTTGGGAG GCATTTCCAGCAGGATCAGGTCCTCTTGATCGTACTACTTATATGTTCACTTATGTAGAGCCTCAGCCAGGATCACCAAAATTGGAAGAATTGTTGGAAGAATACTGGAATCTGATGCCAGAATATCAG GGTGTTTCACTTGACAATTTAGAGATACTGAGAGTTATTTACGGCATCTTTCCTACATATCGTGAGAG CCCGCTACCAGCTGCCTTTAGTAGAGTTTTGCAG TTTGGTGATGCCAGTGGCATACAATCACCTGTATCATTTGGTGGTTTTGGGAGCTTGACTAGGCATCTTGGGAGACTTTCAGCTG GAATACATGAAGCAATCAGTGGTGATTATCTTGACTCATACAACTTGTCTCTGCTGAATCCATACATG CCCAACTTGAGTGCTTCATGGTTGTTTCAAAGAGCAATGTCAGCGAAGCAACAGACCGATGTTCCTGAAGATTTTATCAATGAACTTCTTTATGCCAATTTTAGTTGTATGCAG AGGCTTGGGGATCCAGTGCTACGACCATTTCTGCAG GATGTTGTACAGTTTGGAGCACTTTCCAAGACACTAGGCTTGGTTATGTTAACAAGGCCTCAAATACTCCCTTCCATATTCAAACAG GTTGGTGTTCCTGTACTACTTGATTGGTCCAGACATTTTCTGATGCTTGGTTACTACACCTTTCTCGCAACCTTTGCTGATCCTATTGTCAG GCCATTTTTAAATACACTACCATCCAAGACGAGTTTTCGGTGGAAACGACATCTCGAGGCGTGGAAATATGGTGCTGGCCTTGATTATAAGCTATAG
- the LOC101498012 gene encoding uncharacterized protein isoform X2 — translation MCQKNSSFETTSCSLQNPVVQEPQQVVSTIPSLFTSSDLVDKAEGSYDVIVCGGTLGIFIATALCARGLRVAIVERNVLKGREQEWNISKKELLELVEVGILEEDDIERVTAAKFNPNRCGFERKGDIWVSDILNLGVSPVRLIEIVKKRFISLGGVFFEGFSVSSINVYEDAAVLKLSGDKILSSRLIIDAMGNFSPIVKQIRRGRKPDGVCLVVGTCGRGFKNNSISDVIFSSSTVKKVGGSKAQYFWEAFPAGSGPLDRTTYMFTYVEPQPGSPKLEELLEEYWNLMPEYQGVSLDNLEILRVIYGIFPTYRESPLPAAFSRVLQFGDASGIQSPVSFGGFGSLTRHLGRLSAGIHEAISGDYLDSYNLSLLNPYMPNLSASWLFQRAMSAKQQTDVPEDFINELLYANFSCMQRLGDPVLRPFLQDVVQFGALSKTLGLVMLTRPQILPSIFKQVGVPVLLDWSRHFLMLGYYTFLATFADPIVRPFLNTLPSKTSFRWKRHLEAWKYGAGLDYKL, via the exons ATGTGCCAGAAAAACTCTTCTTTTGAGACCACAAGCTGTTCCCTCCAGAACCCAG TTGTGCAAGAACCTCAACAAGTTGTGTCTACAATACCAAGCTTGTTTACCTCATCTGATCTTGTTGACAAAGCAGAAGGTTCATATGATGTGATAGTGTGTGGAGGGACTCTTGGAATTTTCATTGCCACAGCCTTGTGTGCTAGGGGTCTTCGAGTTGCCATTGTCGAAAGGAATGTGTTGAAAGGG AGAGAACAAGAATGGAACATATCAAAAAAAGAGCTTCTGGAACTTGTAGAAGTTGGAATCTTGGAAGAAGATGACATTGAAAGAGTCACAGCAGCAAAATTTAATCCT AATAGATGTGGATTTGAAAGGAAAGGAGATATTTGGGTCAGCGACATTCTTAATCTCGGTGTTTC TCCGGTCAGGCTTATAGAGATTGTAAAGAAACGTTTTATCTCGCTCGGTGGAGTCTTTTTCGAGGGTTTCAGCGTCTCCTCCATAAATGTATATGAGGATGCTGCA gtTCTGAAACTTTCTGGGGACAAAATCTTGTCGTCTCGTCTTATAATTGATGCCATGGGGAACTTTTCCCCTATTGTAAAACAG ATAAGACGCGGGAGGAAGCCTGATGGTGTTTGTCTTGTCGTTGGAACTTGCGGCCGTGGCTTCAAAAATAATTCCATTAGTGATGTGATATTCAGCAGTTCAACAGTAAAGAAAGTTGGAGGCTCAAAAGCACAATATTTTTGGGAG GCATTTCCAGCAGGATCAGGTCCTCTTGATCGTACTACTTATATGTTCACTTATGTAGAGCCTCAGCCAGGATCACCAAAATTGGAAGAATTGTTGGAAGAATACTGGAATCTGATGCCAGAATATCAG GGTGTTTCACTTGACAATTTAGAGATACTGAGAGTTATTTACGGCATCTTTCCTACATATCGTGAGAG CCCGCTACCAGCTGCCTTTAGTAGAGTTTTGCAG TTTGGTGATGCCAGTGGCATACAATCACCTGTATCATTTGGTGGTTTTGGGAGCTTGACTAGGCATCTTGGGAGACTTTCAGCTG GAATACATGAAGCAATCAGTGGTGATTATCTTGACTCATACAACTTGTCTCTGCTGAATCCATACATG CCCAACTTGAGTGCTTCATGGTTGTTTCAAAGAGCAATGTCAGCGAAGCAACAGACCGATGTTCCTGAAGATTTTATCAATGAACTTCTTTATGCCAATTTTAGTTGTATGCAG AGGCTTGGGGATCCAGTGCTACGACCATTTCTGCAG GATGTTGTACAGTTTGGAGCACTTTCCAAGACACTAGGCTTGGTTATGTTAACAAGGCCTCAAATACTCCCTTCCATATTCAAACAG GTTGGTGTTCCTGTACTACTTGATTGGTCCAGACATTTTCTGATGCTTGGTTACTACACCTTTCTCGCAACCTTTGCTGATCCTATTGTCAG GCCATTTTTAAATACACTACCATCCAAGACGAGTTTTCGGTGGAAACGACATCTCGAGGCGTGGAAATATGGTGCTGGCCTTGATTATAAGCTATAG